The Thermoanaerobaculia bacterium genomic interval CGCAGGCGGTGGTGGCGAAGAAGTACGTAGCGCCTTCGACAAGGCCGGAGACAATGATATTGGTGACATTGCCGAGCGGGACCATGTCGGTGTAGGTCTGGCTGGCATCACCGTAGTAGAGGTTATAGCCCGACACCCCCACGGTGGAGCTTGGCTCCCAAACCAGGGTGACGCTCTCGGAGGCGGAGGCTGGAGGCGAGAGGGAAAGGAGAAACAGGAGAGGGAGAAAAAATCCGAAATCCGAATTTCGAAATCCGAAACAAATCCGAAATCCGAATTTCGAAATTTCAAAATGGGAGATCAGGCGCGTTTTGTTTGAGAGCTCGGATTTGGCGTTTCGTGCTTTGAATTCGTTTCGAGCTTCGGGCTTCGTCCTTCGAGCTTCCCGGCTGCCCGCCCGGGAACCGGCCGGGTAGCCGGGCGTTGGTCCTCGCGTACGCCGTCTACGACCTGAACCTCCCGGGCTGCCGGGGGCTCAAGGAAAAGCGGATGGTGCTCCGGAGCCTGAAGAGCCGGATCCGGAACAAGTTCGAGGTATCCGTCGCCGAGACCGCCCACCAGGACCGGCACCAGCGGGCCGAGCTCGCGGTCGCGGTCGTCGGCCCCGACCAGGTCCCGCTCGACCAGGTTCTCCAGGAGATCCTCTCGTTCGTCGAGAGCAACTTCGACGGCCCGATCCTCGACTACCGCAACGAGTTCATCCATGTGTGATCGCGCGGGCCGCCGCGCCCACCGGAGTTGCGATCGCCTCCGTCGCCCGGCGGAGACGCTCACCTCTCCCGGCGGGAGAGGTCGCCGCGCCGAAGCTCCGAAGGAGCGGAGGCCGGCGGGTGAGGGAGCCCGGGATCGGCGCTCCTCGTCGAAGGACCTCGGAGGATACCGCTGATGCCGGTCAAGCGCCCCGAGCGCGTCGGCGAGCTCATCCGCGCGGAGATCGCCTCGATGGTGCTGACCGATCTCCACGACCCGGCGATCGGTTTCGTCACGATCACGCAGGTCAAGATGTCCCATGACCTGCGCACCGCGCGGGTCTATTTCTCCTGCCTCGGCGGGCCGGAGGAGTTCGACAAGGTGCGGGAAGGATTCGACCGCGCGGCCGGGTATCTCCGGCGCGAGGTCGGCCGCCGGTGCAAGCTGCGCTACGCGCCCGAGCTCCACTTCTTCCCCGACCGCTCCGCCGAGACGGGGGCGCGCATCGAGAAAATCCTGAGGGAGAACCTGCCCGCTCCCGAGCCGGCAGAAGGGACGTCGTCGGAAGAAGCCCCGGACGCCGGCGAGAACCCGAAGCCGTGACTGACCTCCTCTTCTCCCACGGCGCGCTCCTCCTCATCGACAAGCCGAAGGGGCTCACCTCCCACGACGTGGTCGAGCACGCCCGCCGCGCGACGGGAGTCAAGAAGATCGGCCATACGGGAACGCTCGATCCGATGGCGACCGGTCTCCTCGTCCTCTGCTGCGGCCGCGCGGCGCGGCTCCAGGGGTTCCTGACGGGACTCCCGAAGACGTACGAGGGGACGATCACGCTCGGCCGGGCGACCGCGACCTACGACGCGGAGGGCGAGACGATCTCGGAGCACGCGGGAGCGATCTCCATCTCCCCCGAGGAGCTCGAGCGCGCCGCCGTGAAGTTCCGGGGCGAATTCCAGCAGTCCCCCCCGCCCTATTCGGCCAAGAAAGTCGGCGGCCGGAAGTTCTACGAGATGGCCCGGCAGGGCGAGGAGGTCCCGAAGGCCCCGAAATCGGTCACGGTCTCGCGCTTCGAGCTGCGGCCTCGGACGGACCGGGAAATCGACTTCACCCTTTCCTGCTCCTCGGGGACCTACATCCGGTCGATCGCGCACGAGCTCGGAGAGGCCCTCGGAGTCGGCGCCCATCTCTCGGCGCTCCGGCGGACCCGGGTGGGAGATTTCGATCTCGCCGACGCGATCCCGCTTTCGACCTTCGAGGCCGCCGAGGAGGACGTGCGCGTGGCCCCGCCCCATGCGATCCCGCTCGCGATGATTCCTTTCTCGTTCCCGCAGATGACGGTCGCCTCGCTGGAGGCCTGGAAGATCCGGCAGGGACAGGCCATTCCGGCGCGCCTGGAGGGTGCGGAAGGGGACTGGGTCTCCCTCCTCTCCCCGGACGGCCAGATGCTCGCCCTGGGGCAGATGACGCCGATCGGGACCGGGAAAATCGCCATGATCAAGCCCCGGATCGTGCTGGCGGAGGAATCCCGTTTCTGATAAGCTCGCCGGCTGTTGAAAAAGTAGAGAGATTTTTTGAAAGAGCATCGGAGGAATCGTTGAGCGCCACGGCGTATCGGGACACGAAGCCCGAAATCATCCACGACTACCAGACTCACGACGGAGATACCGGCTCGCCGGAGGTCCAGGTCGCGCTGCTTTCCAAGCGCATCTCCTATCTGACCGACCACTTCAAGTCGCACGCGAAGGACCACCACTCGCGGCGCGGATTGCTGATGCTGGTCGGGCGGAGACGGCGTCTCCTGGAGTACCTCAAGAAGAAGGACGGCGAGCGCTATCACCGCCTGATCGAGCGTCTGGGTCTCCGCAAGTAAAACCTCCTCCCGGCAAGTCCAGGAATCCGCGCCGTTCCGGCGATGGGTGAGGGTTCGTCCGGGGGAATCGAATAAGGACGAAGCATGAAACACGAACAGATCATTTCCCTTCCCGGACGCACCCTTTCGCTCGAAACGGGCAAGGTCGCCAAGCAGGCCGACGGCGCCTGCGTCGTGCGGCTGGGCGACACCGTCGTGCTCGCGACCGCGTGCGCCCAGAGCGAGCCGAAGGAAGGGATCGACTTCCTTCCGCTGACCGTCGACTACCGGGAGAACACCTACGCCGCCGGGCGCATCCCCGGCGGCTTCTTCAAGCGCGAGGGACGTCCGACCGAGAAGGAGATCCTGACCTCGCGCTTGATCGACCGGCCGCTGCGGCCGCTCTTCCCGAAGGGATGGGGCAACGAGACGCAGGTGATCGCGTTCGTGCTGTCGGCCGACGGTCAGAACGACCCGGACGTCCTCGCGATCAACGGCGCCTCGGCGGCGCTCGCGGTCTCGGCGATCCCCTTCGCCCACACGATCGGCGCCGTCCGCGTCGGCCGGATCGGCGGAAAGCTGGTCCTGAACCC includes:
- a CDS encoding DUF503 domain-containing protein encodes the protein MVLAYAVYDLNLPGCRGLKEKRMVLRSLKSRIRNKFEVSVAETAHQDRHQRAELAVAVVGPDQVPLDQVLQEILSFVESNFDGPILDYRNEFIHV
- the rbfA gene encoding 30S ribosome-binding factor RbfA translates to MPVKRPERVGELIRAEIASMVLTDLHDPAIGFVTITQVKMSHDLRTARVYFSCLGGPEEFDKVREGFDRAAGYLRREVGRRCKLRYAPELHFFPDRSAETGARIEKILRENLPAPEPAEGTSSEEAPDAGENPKP
- the truB gene encoding tRNA pseudouridine(55) synthase TruB — protein: MTDLLFSHGALLLIDKPKGLTSHDVVEHARRATGVKKIGHTGTLDPMATGLLVLCCGRAARLQGFLTGLPKTYEGTITLGRATATYDAEGETISEHAGAISISPEELERAAVKFRGEFQQSPPPYSAKKVGGRKFYEMARQGEEVPKAPKSVTVSRFELRPRTDREIDFTLSCSSGTYIRSIAHELGEALGVGAHLSALRRTRVGDFDLADAIPLSTFEAAEEDVRVAPPHAIPLAMIPFSFPQMTVASLEAWKIRQGQAIPARLEGAEGDWVSLLSPDGQMLALGQMTPIGTGKIAMIKPRIVLAEESRF
- the rpsO gene encoding 30S ribosomal protein S15, with translation MSATAYRDTKPEIIHDYQTHDGDTGSPEVQVALLSKRISYLTDHFKSHAKDHHSRRGLLMLVGRRRRLLEYLKKKDGERYHRLIERLGLRK